The Euphorbia lathyris chromosome 3, ddEupLath1.1, whole genome shotgun sequence genome contains a region encoding:
- the LOC136223257 gene encoding uncharacterized protein has translation MKFKAFLTENGVSLLERRFLPALDKMGKVCHLYLTRDHAIFLHNLLNGDGVQSIAQFQKEALFDDYRISSQNDDCIAFSIDISLLHRAVRSSVSICSEFGGGGPTANRLQIKLVKKLPPNCTQPMAFLTFETKGYKSAVIQDVPISKPLSRAQVQELQAALETAQDLPQTLVQVPDLNQLQNYVDRMKHVGDLLNVSISKCGDLHVQVSTTLITLGAEFRKLLVIGEKSQAPLEDQNLSAQTRAQRAVLRGDAQNVQVSVRHFSKSLQFHLTKPDCAFYGIVPQGACLTVIFQFFIPGTRQMDKSISLHCRLPVIDPGSN, from the coding sequence ATGAAGTTCAAGGCATTTCTTACTGAGAATGGTGTTAGTCTCTTGGAAAGGAGGTTCCTACCTGCTTTAGACAAGATGGGGAAAGTGTGCCACCTTTATCTTACCAGGGACCATGCTATTTTCCTTCACAACCTTCTGAATGGAGATGGAGTTCAATCCATTGCTCAGTTTCAAAAAGAGGCTCTATTTGATGATTATCGCATTTCCAGTCAGAATGACGACTGCATTGCCTTTTCGATAGACATTTCTCTTCTCCACCGTGCTGTCCGAAGCAGTGTCAGTATTTGCAGTGAATTTGGTGGTGGTGGACCTACTGCAAACCGCCTCCAGATTAAATTGGTGAAGAAGCTACCTCCAAACTGCACTCAACCAATGGCTTTTCTTACCTTCGAGACCAAAGGGTATAAATCTGCAGTTATTCAAGATGTACCCATATCAAAACCTCTGTCTAGAGCTCAAGTTCAGGAGCTTCAAGCTGCTCTAGAAACGGCCCAAGATCTGCCTCAGACTCTAGTCCAAGTTCCTGACTTGAATCAGTTGCAGAACTATGTggacaggatgaagcatgttggtGATTTGTTGAATGTCTCTATAAGCAAGTGTGGGGATCTTCACGTGCAAGTTTCAACTACATTGATCACACTTGGTGCTGAATTCCGTAAATTATTGGTTATTGGCGAAAAATCCCAAGCTCCACTTGAGGATCAAAATCTAAGTGCTCAGACCAGGGCACAGAGGGCAGTTCTAAGGGGAGATGCTCAGAATGTGCAAGTAAGTGTAAGGCACTTTTCCAAGAGTCTTCAATTTCATCTGACCAAACCGGACTGTGCTTTCTATGGGATTGTTCCTCAGGGTGCTTGCTTGACAGTGATATTCCAGTTCTTTATTCCTGGAACCCGTCAAATGGATAAATCCATCAGTCTACATTGCAGACTTCCCGTGATCGACCCAGGATCCAACTGA
- the LOC136223738 gene encoding protein FAR1-RELATED SEQUENCE 8-like, translating to MAMIELEEGSQNSEPMLEEEGDDLDFDSNSLEIEGNDLDIDGNGLEIDGNDIEIEDNDLDIEDNNLEIVSHDLETESNDVDNNCNHLFDIEDHAHENNEDDTVLVDVQNGRSQGNNYPPPVVGMEFESYDDAYNYYNCYARELGFAIRVKSSWTKRNSKEKRGAVLCCNCEGFKTMKEANSRRKETRTGCLAMIRLRLVESNRWRVDEVKLEHNHSFDPERAQNSKSHKKMDIGSQRKVEPAVDVEVRTIKLYRTAAVDPLGYGSSNSNDGESSHHIDRSKHLKLKKGDSQIIYNYFCQVQQTSPNFFYLMDLTDEGFLKNVFWINARSRAAYTYFGDVVLFDTTCLSNKYDIPLFSFVGINHHGQSILLGCGLLADETFETYIWLFRAWLTCMLGRPPQTILTNHCKVMQSAIAEVFPRAHHRLSLSHVVQKILENFGGSQEYEAFQIVLNTTVYDSLKVDEFEMAWESMSQQFGIADHEWLRNFYEDRERWAPVYSKDTFFSGMSTFQRGESMIPFFDSYVHQQTSLREFFDMYELVLQKKHEKEALDDFESRASSPMLRTSSYFEIQLSKLYTNEVFRKFQEEVVMMSSCFNITQVHANGLVVTYLVKEREADEENANDVRKLEVLYDKSGPEVRCNCGCFNFKGYLCRHALCILQYNGVEEVPYQYILGRWRKDFKRLYVPDLGSNSVDIGNPVQWFDHLYKRAMQVVEEGMISQDHYMVAWQAFQESLNKVRLVADKHV from the exons ATGGCGATGATTGAG TTGGAAGAAGGTTCTCAGAACAGTGAACCAATGCTTGAGGAGGAAGGTGATGATCTTGATTTTGATAGCAATAGTCTGGAAATTGAGGGGAATGACCTTGATATTGATGGGAATGGTCTTGAGATTGACGGAAATGACATTGAGATTGAGGACAATGACCTTGATATTGAAGATAACAACCTTGAAATTGTCAGCCATGACCTCGAAACTGAAAGCAATGATGTAGATAATAATTGTAACCACTTGTTTGATATTGAAGATCACGCTCATGAAAACAATGAAGATGATACAGTGCTCGTGGATGTTCAAAATGGCAGATCTCAAGGAAACAACTATCCCCCACCTGTAGTGGGAATGGAGTTTGAATCATATGATGAtgcttataattattataactGCTATGCTAGGGAATTGGGATTTGCCATTAGGGTGAAATCTTCATGGACAAAACGTAACAGCAAGGAGAAACGTGGTGCAGTGCTCTGTTGCAACTGTGAGGGTTTTAAGACAATGAAAGAAGCAAATAGTCGTAGGAAAGAAACAAGAACTGGTTGTTTAGCAATGATACGGTTGAGATTAGTAGAATCTAATAGGTGGAGAGTAGATGAAGTTAAGCTTGAACATAACCACTCATTTGATCCTGAAAGAGCACAAAATTCTAAGTCACACAAGAAGATGGATATTGGCTCTCAAAGAAAGGTAGAACCAGCTGTCGATGTTGAGGTACGCACAATCAAATTATATAGGACAGCTGCTGTAGATCCACTTGGTTATGGGAGCTCCAATTCTAATGACGGGGAAAGCAGCCATCATATTGACCGGTCCAAGCATTTGAAGCTCAAGAAAGGAGATTCACAGATCATCTATAATTATTTTTGTCAGGTTCAGCAGACAAGTCCAAACTTTTTCTACTTGATGGATCTTACTGATGAGGGGTTCTTGAAAAATGTTTTCTGGATCAATGCTAGGTCAAGGGCTGCATACACCTATTTTGGTGATGTCGTTTTATTTGACACCACGTGCTTGTCAAACAAATATGATATTCCACTCTTTTCATTTGTTGGAATTAATCACCATGGGCAGTCTATTCTGCTTGGTTGTGGTTTGCTTGCAGATGAGACATTTGAAACATATATCTGGCTGTTTAGGGCATGGCTTACGTGCATGTTAGGCCGTCCTCCACAAACCATACTTACCAACCATTGCAAAGTCATGCAAAGTGCAATTGCCGAGGTTTTTCCTAGGGCCCACCATCGTCTTTCTCTGTCACACGTCGTGCAGAAGATTCTAGAGAATTTTGGAGGATCGCAGGAATATGAAGCATTTCAGATTGTTCTTAATACAACTGTGTATGACTCTCTGAAGGTGGATGAATTCGAAATGGCTTGGGAGAGCATGTCCCAGCAGTTTGGAATTGCAGATCACGAATGGCTTCGAAATTTCTACGAAGATAGAGAGCGATGGGCTCCAGTTTACTCCAAGGATACATTTTTTTCTGGAATGTCCACTTTTCAAAGAGGCGAGTCCATGATCCCATTTTTTGACAGTTATGTGCACCAGCAAACATCTCTAAGGGAGTTTTTTGACATGTATGAATTAGTTTTACAAAAGAAACATGAGAAGGAAGCTCTTGATGATTTCGAGTCAAGAGCTTCAAGCCCCATGTTGAGAACAAGTAGCTATTTTGAAATACAGCTCTCTAAGTTGTATACCAATGAAGTATTCAGGAAATTCCAAGAAGAGGTGGTGATGATGTCGTCTTGTTTTAACATTACGCAAGTTCATGCTAATGGTTTAGTAGTTACATATTTGGTCAAAGAACGCGAGGCGGATGAGGAAAATGCGAATGATGTTAGGAAATTGGAGGTATTGTATGATAAATCAGGACCAGAAGTGAGGTGCAATTGTGGTTGCTTCAACTTCAAAGGTTACCTATGCAGACATGCATTGTGTATTCTGCAGTACAATGGGGTGGAAGAAGTCCCATACCAATATATATTGGGACGGTGGAGGAAGGATTTTAAGCGTCTATACGTACCGGATCTGGGTTCGAACAGTGTTGATATTGGAAACCCAGTTCAGTGGTTTGATCATTTGTATAAACGAGCAATGCAAGTAGTTGAGGAAGGGATGATTTCTCAGGATCATTATATGGTTGCTTGGCAAGCATTTCAAGAATCTTTGAACAAGGTCAGACTTGTTGCAGATAAACATGTATAA
- the LOC136222704 gene encoding protein FAR1-RELATED SEQUENCE 6-like, which produces MGVLPPMAEASYSSEQVPGDEFIENQKEEDDKIIELHSENGISEEKKDFVPPAVGMEFESYDDAYNYYNCYAKEVGFRVRVKNSWFKRNSREKYGAVLCCSSQGFKRIKDVNRLRKETRTGCPAMIRMRLVDSKRWRVLEVTLEHNHLLGAKVYKSIKKIGTGNKRKLQSSSDAEVRTIKLYRALVIDAGGNGNSTSNTRELRSFSEIPNQLNLKKGDAQALYNYFCRMQLTNPSFFYLMDLNDEGHLRNVFWIDARSRAACGYFGDVIYIDNVYLSGKYEIPLVAFVGINHHGQSVLLGCGLLAGETTEAYIWLLKAWFSCLSGCSPQTIITDRCKALQSAIAETFPRSHHRFGLSHIMRRVPEKLGGLRNYDAIRKALMKAVYETLKVIEFEAAWGFMVQRFGVIDHEWLRSLYEDRVRWAPVYMKDTFFAGMSTARLAETLNPFFDRYVHKQTPLKEFLDKYELALQKKHKEETLSDIESRSSAPMLKTRCSFELQLSKVYTREIFKKFQLEVEEMYSCFSTTQIHVDGPIIIFLVKERVTGEGNRREIRDFEVLYNRSAGEVRCICSCYNFYGYLCRHALCVLNFNGVEEIPCKYILSRWKKDFKRLYIPSENGSNRVDGAENVQWFNQLYRSALQVVEEGVISLDHYNAALQAFEESLNRVHEVEDKFNLDAGPEYWSLDTILSMDDVSLNTEPLGDDDADEFEIDGDCAITEYVGQAGVIQGENPLPPVLGMEFDSYEDVYYFYNCYAKEQGFGVRVSNTWYRKSKERYRGKLSCSSAGFKKKSEANRPRPETRTGCPAMIKFRLMENKRWRLIEVEVEHNHLISPESGKFYKSHKLIGAGTKRTLQLESPDEVQKIRMYRTVIVDAEGNGGIDDDEGRVTNLLHPNQLNLKEGDAQAVQNFFSRLQLIDPNFFYVVDLNEKGFMRNLFWIEARSRVAYSYFGDAVAIDTAFLKDKFQVPLVSFIGVNHHGQRILLGCGLLASESTESYVWLLRAWLTCMLGRPPPAVITDPCSNLQTAVADVFPRASHFVHLSQIIRRVPDDVEGLFGFEAIKVALSRLMYCFLKPEEFEAAWEEMVQHHGIRDEKWIQTLYEDRKRWVPAYVKDTFLAGLFPVQQNDIVPSIFEGYLNKYTPLREFLDKYELALQTNHQLEAVSDMDSKNSSLLLKSTCYFELQLSKLYTNEIMRKFEKEVEGMYACLSIRQVSVDGPSITYLVKEQVEVEGNRQEIMEFEVTYNASEMDVICACGLFNFRGYLCRHALSVLNENGLEEIPPQYVLARWRKDITRSYAVDHSKGGIDTNNPVHRYDHLYKCIVRVVEEGKKSENRYKVTQEGLDEILSKLHLLEN; this is translated from the exons ATGGGAGTCTTACCACCT ATGGCTGAAGCCTCCTATAGCAGTGAGCAAGTGCCTGGGGATGAATTTATTGAGAATCAGAAAGAGGAAGATGATAAGATCATAGAGTTGCATAGTGAAAATGGTATATCTGAAGAAAAGAAAGACTTTGTTCCACCTGCTGTTGGAATGGAATTTGAGTCGTATGATGATGCTTACAATTATTATAATTGCTATGCTAAGGAAGTGGGTTTTCGTGTTAGAGTTAAGAATTCATGGTTCAAGAGGAATAGTAGAGAAAAGTATGGGGCAGTACTTTGTTGCAGTAGCCAGGGTTTCAAAAGAATTAAAGATGTGAATCGTTTAAGAAAGGAAACAAGAACTGGTTGTCCTGCTATGATAAGGATGAGGCTTGTCGACTCCAAGAGGTGGAGGGTGCTGGAGGTTACACTGGAACACAACCATCTGTTAGGTGCTAAGGTATACAAATCAATTAAGAAGATTGGAACTGGAAACAAAAGGAAGTTGCAGTCAAGTTCAGATGCGGAAGTGCGAACCATTAAGTTGTACCGAGCACTTGTAATAGATGCAGGAGGCAATGGGAACTCAACTTCAAATACAAGAGAACTTAGGAgtttttctgaaattccaaaTCAACTGAACCTTAAAAAAGGCGATGCACAGGCTCTTTATAACTACTTTTGTCGCATGCAGTTGACTAATCCAAGCTTCTTTTACTTGATGGATCTTAATGATGAAGGGCATTTGAGAAATGTGTTCTGGATTGATGCTAGGTCGAGGGCTGCATGTGGTTACTTCGGTGATGTCATTTATATTGACAACGTGTATTTGTCAGGCAAATATGAAATACCCCTAGTGGCATTTGTTGGAATAAATCACCACGGCCAGTCTGTTTTACTAGGTTGTGGGCTGCTTGCAGGGGAGACAACTGAGGCTTATATTTGGTTGCTCAAAGCATGGTTTTCTTGTCTATCAGGGTGCTCTCCACAAACAATTATCACGGACAGATGTAAAGCATTGCAGAGTGCAATTGCTGAGACGTTTCCAAGATCTCATCATCGTTTTGGTTTGTCCCACATAATGAGAAGAGTTCCAGAAAAATTGGGAGGGTTACGCAACTATGATGCAATCAGAAAGGCTTTGATGAAAGCAGTTTATGAAACTTTAAAAGTGATTGAATTTGAAGCAGCATGGGGATTTATGGTCCAGCGATTTGGTGTTATTGATCATGAATGGCTCCGATCACTGTATGAAGATAGAGTAAGATGGGCTCCAGTCTATATGAAAGACACATTTTTTGCTGGAATGTCAACTGCCCGGCTTGCGGAGACATTAAATCCATTTTTTGACAGATATGTGCATAAACAAACTCCTTTAAAAGAATTTCTGGATAAGTATGAATTAGCTCTGCAGAAAAAGCACAAGGAAGAAACCCTGTCAGATATCGAGTCTAGAAGCTCTGCCCCCATGCTAAAAACCAGATGTTCATTTGAGTTGCAGCTGTCAAAAGTATATACAAGGGAAATATTTAAGAAGTTCCAATTAGAGGTTGAAGAAATGTATTCCTGTTTTAGCACAACGCAAATTCATGTGGATGGTCCGATCATAATATTTTTGGTGAAGGAGCGTGTTACAGGTGAAGGGAATAGGCGAGAAATAAGAGATTTTGAGGTTCTGTATAATAGAAGTGCGGGTGAGGTTCGATGCATATGCAGCTGCTACAACTTCTATGGTTATTTATGCCGGCATGCTCTGTGTGTGCTAAACTTCAATGGAGTGGAAGAGATACCTTGTAAGTACATTCTATCAAGGTGGAAGAAGGATTTCAAGAGGTTATATATTCCATCAGAGAATGGGTCTAATAGAGTTGATGGTGCTGAGAATGTTCAATGGTTTAATCAGTTGTATAGAAGTGCATTGCAAGTTGTAGAGGAGGGTGTGATTTCTCTAGACCATTACAATGCTGCATTGCAAGCATTTGAAGAGTCTCTCAATAGGGTTCATGAAGTAGAAGATAA GTTCAATTTAGATGCTGGTCCAGAATACTGGTCGTTGGATACAATCCTTTCT ATGGATGACGTGTCTCTCAACACAGAGCCACTTGGCGATGATGATGCTGATGAATTTGAGATCGATGGAGATTGTGCCATTACTGAATATGTTGGTCAAGCTGGTGTAATCCAGGGAGAGAATCCTCTGCCTCCTGTTCTTGGAATGGAGTTCGACTCGTATGAGGATGTTTATTACTTTTACAATTGTTATGCCAAAGAACAGGGGTTTGGTGTTCGAGTAAGCAACACCTGGTATAGAAAGAGTAAAGAAAGATACAGAGGAAAGCTTAGCTGTAGCAGTGCAGGTTTCAAAAAGAAAAGTGAAGCTAATAGGCCAAGACCTGAAACTAGAACTGGTTGTCCTGCAATGATAAAGTTCCGGTTGATGGAAAACAAAAGGTGGAGACTTATTGAAGTTGAGGTTGAGCACAACCACTTAATTAGTCCTGAAAGTGGAAAATTTTATAAATCACATAAGCTTATAGGTGCTGGAACCAAGAGGACATTGCAATTAGAAAGTCCTGATGAGGTGCAGAAAATTAGGATGTATCGCACAGTGATTGTAGATGCTGAAGGGAATGGAGGTATAGATGATGATGAAGGACGAGTTACGAATCTTCTTCATCCCAATCAGTTGAATCTTAAGGAAGGAGATGCCCAAGCAGTTCAGAATTTCTTCAGTCGCTTGCAGTTGATTGATCCCAACTTCTTTTATGTGGTGGATCTTAATGAGAAAGGATTTATGAGGAATTTGTTCTGGATTGAGGCAAGGTCTAGGGTTGCATATAGCTATTTTGGTGATGCGGTTGCAATCGACACTGCATTCTTGAAAGACAAATTTCAAGTTCCATTGGTGTCATTTATAGGAGTAAATCACCATGGACAACGCATACTATTAGGCTGTGGTTTACTTGCATCTGAATCAACTGAATCGTATGTATGGTTGTTAAGAGCGTGGCTCACATGTATGTTGGGGCGTCCTCCGCCAGCTGTTATCACTGACCCGTGCAGCAATTTGCAAACTGCTGTTGCTGATGTTTTTCCAAGAGCTTCACATTTTGTTCATTTGTCGCAAATAATACGAAGAGTTCCAGACGATGTAGAAGGCTTGTTTGGATTTGAAGCAATAAAAGTAGCATTGAGCAGATTAATGTACTGCTTTTTAAAGCCTGAGGAATTTGAAGCAGCGtgggaggaaatggtccaacatCATGGAATCAGGGATGAGAAATGGATTCAGACTTTATATGAAGATAGAAAACGATGGGTTCCAGCTTATGTTAAGGACACATTTTTGGCAGGGTTGTTTCCGGTCCAGCAAAATGACATTGTACCTTCAATTTTTGAAGGATATCTCAACAAATATACTCCTCTGAGAGAATTTTTGGATAAGTACGAACTCGCTTTACAGACAAATCATCAGCTAGAAGCAGTGTCCGACATGGattcaaaaaattcaagtttACTGCTGAAGTCCACATGTTATTTTGAGCTGCAGCTCTCAAAATTGTACACAAATGAGATAATGAGGAAGTTTGAGAAGGAGGTGGAGGGCATGTATGCTTGTCTTAGCATAAGACAGGTAAGTGTTGACGGGCCATCGATTACATACCTAGTTAAAGAACAAGTTGAAGTCGAAGGCAACCGGCAGGAGATCATGGAGTTTGAGGTTACATACAATGCAAGTGAAATGGATGTTATTTGTGCCTGTGGTCTGTTCAACTTTAGAGGATATTTATGTAGGCATGCATTAAGTGTGCTTAATGAAAACGGGTTGGAGGAGATTCCACCTCAATACGTCCTTGCACGATGGAGAAAGGATATAACTCGATCATATGCTGTTGATCACAGTAAAGGTGGTATCGATACAAATAACCCAGTTCATAGGTATGATCATCTGTATAAATGCATCGTGCGGGTTGTAGAGGAAgggaagaaatcagaaaatcgATACAAGGTTACTCAGGAAGGGTTGGATGAGATATTGAGCAAGCTTCATCTCTTAGAAAACTAG